A region of Sphingomonas crusticola DNA encodes the following proteins:
- a CDS encoding FecR family protein, whose translation MSRREASGGIDEAASAWAARLDRAPLTAEENDRLQAWLAGDRRCAGALMRAQAYALMSESARALGPDFDPDHFAEPASDAVTRPSRRRMLTWAGAGAVGASLVAWSVSMSAANAAISTARGELRLIPLKDGSTVMLNTESSITIGDDPRQRHVTLLDGEAYFTVAQDRQRSFLVEVDGRRLHAARAGFRVRKLPNAPIEILVHDGSVALDPARWRDPAPIFLTANMQMVLAPTSLLRATPLEQPVPVSPDAVTRELAWREGKIAFEGDTLEQAASSFARYSDTRILIHDPDLALEPISGLFAANDPLGFSRAAARIFDARITRQGGVITLSRNRT comes from the coding sequence ATGTCGAGACGCGAAGCCAGTGGCGGCATTGACGAAGCGGCGTCCGCATGGGCGGCGCGGCTTGATCGTGCGCCTCTGACGGCGGAAGAGAATGATCGGCTGCAGGCGTGGCTCGCTGGCGATCGCAGATGTGCCGGAGCATTGATGCGCGCGCAGGCTTATGCCCTCATGAGCGAATCGGCCCGGGCACTGGGACCGGATTTCGATCCGGATCACTTCGCCGAACCCGCATCAGATGCGGTCACAAGACCATCTCGGCGACGGATGCTCACGTGGGCCGGCGCCGGCGCGGTAGGCGCCTCCTTGGTCGCCTGGAGTGTCAGCATGTCGGCCGCGAACGCCGCCATCAGCACCGCACGGGGCGAGCTTCGTCTCATTCCCCTGAAGGACGGCTCGACGGTGATGCTGAACACCGAAAGCAGCATCACGATCGGTGACGACCCGCGCCAGCGCCATGTTACATTGCTGGATGGCGAGGCTTACTTCACCGTCGCCCAGGACCGGCAACGCTCCTTCCTGGTTGAGGTCGATGGCCGTCGCCTGCATGCGGCGCGCGCGGGCTTCCGAGTCCGCAAACTTCCCAACGCGCCCATCGAAATCCTCGTTCACGATGGCTCGGTCGCGCTCGATCCCGCGCGCTGGCGCGATCCGGCGCCGATTTTTCTCACCGCCAATATGCAAATGGTGCTTGCGCCAACCAGCCTGCTTCGAGCGACGCCGCTGGAGCAGCCCGTCCCGGTCTCACCCGACGCCGTAACGCGTGAGCTCGCCTGGCGGGAAGGCAAGATTGCCTTTGAAGGGGACACGCTCGAGCAGGCCGCGAGCAGCTTTGCCCGTTACAGCGATACGCGCATTCTGATCCACGATCCCGATTTGGCGCTCGAACCGATATCGGGTCTGTTCGCGGCAAACGATCCGCTCGGATTCAGCCGTGCGGCCGCGCGGATTTTCGACGCGCGAATAACACGGCAAGGTGGCGTAATCACACTGTCCCGCAACAGGACTTGA
- the folE gene encoding GTP cyclohydrolase I FolE, with protein sequence MTGTTEPEDDMSKLPVPTEVADAIRTLLRWAGDDPRREGLLDTPKRVARAWKEYCVGYLEDPSHHLTRTFDEVGGYDEIVLLKDIPFQSHCEHHMAPIIGKAAIAYLPNHRVVGISKLARVLHGFARRLQVQERLTAQVADCIWEHLQPQGVAVVVEASHGCMTGRGVRTHGVSMTTSRMMGVFRDDERSRREVLALMGY encoded by the coding sequence ATGACCGGTACGACCGAACCCGAAGACGATATGTCCAAGCTGCCCGTGCCGACGGAGGTGGCGGACGCTATCAGGACCTTGCTGCGCTGGGCGGGTGACGATCCCCGCCGCGAAGGTTTGCTGGACACGCCGAAGCGGGTGGCACGCGCGTGGAAGGAATATTGCGTCGGCTATTTGGAGGATCCGTCCCATCATCTCACCCGTACGTTCGACGAAGTCGGCGGCTATGACGAGATCGTGCTGCTCAAGGACATACCGTTCCAGTCGCATTGCGAGCATCATATGGCGCCGATCATCGGCAAGGCGGCTATCGCCTACCTGCCCAATCATCGCGTCGTCGGCATCTCGAAGCTGGCGCGCGTGCTCCACGGCTTTGCCCGCCGGCTGCAGGTGCAGGAACGGCTGACCGCACAGGTTGCCGACTGTATCTGGGAGCATCTCCAGCCGCAGGGGGTGGCGGTGGTGGTCGAGGCATCGCATGGCTGCATGACCGGGCGCGGCGTGCGCACGCACGGCGTATCGATGACGACCAGCCGCATGATGGGCGTGTTCCGCGATGACGAACGCAGCCGCCGCGAGGTGCTGGCGCTGATGGGCTATTGA